DNA from Thiomicrorhabdus sp. Kp2:
TCGCCATTCAACTTCAATCGTTGGACACGAGATTACCTTACCACCTGACTCAACCACTAAATCATTTAACTCTGTTGCTTGATGAGCAGGCCTGGTATTGAGCAAGGTAAAAGAGTGCACTTATAACCCCTTAAATCGCATCAGATAACACTAACCTTTGTGATGGTTATCATTGGCGTACACTTCATCCAAAATCGCTTTAGCGCCTTGATCAAGCAACTTTTCAGCTAAAGTTACACCCAAAGCTTTTGCATCCGCTGCAGAACCTTGAATGTCGGCTTTTAAAATTTGTGAGCCATCTAAAGCTCCTACTAAACCACGCATACTAATCTTATCACCATCTAATTCAGCAAACACCCCAATTGGAACCTGACAACCGCCTTCTAAGCGATGGTTCATTGCACGTTCCGCCGTGGTGCGAATTTCGGTTTCTGTGTGATTTAACACTTTAATAATATCTAAGGTTTCATTGTCTTTTTCAAAATACTCGATACCTAAGGTTCCTTGAGTTACCGCTGGCAAACAAACCTCAGGCGCGAGTTCATGGCGAATACGTTCATCTAACTCTAACCGCATTAGCCCAGAAGTGGCCAAAACGATGGCATCATATTCACCTGCGTCTAATTTTCCTAAACGAGTCCCCACATTACCACGCAAATCGCGGACATCTAAATCTGGTCTAATGGCCATAAGTTGCGCTTTACGACGTAAACTTGAAGTCCCTAAAATAGCGCCTTGCGGTAAAGAATCAAAGGTTTCATATTTATTCGAAACAAAGGCATCGGTTGGTGCATGACGCTCTAAAATAGCACCCAAAGCAAAACCTTCAGGCAGTTCCATTGGCACGTCTTTCATTGAATGCACAGCAATATCCGCATCACCATCCATCATGCGATCTTCAAGTTCTTTGGTGAATAAACCTTTACCACCGATTTTAGCTAAAGGCACATCTAAAATTTTGTCACCTTTTGTGGACATTGGTAACAATATAATTTCCAGGCCTGGGTGCGCTTTTTCTAATTCGGCTTTAACAAATTCAGCTTGCCACATAGCTAAAGGACTTTTACGAGTGGCAATTCTTAAGGTTTTTTTCATAACGGCTTCCATTCACTGCTTAGAGAAAATCAATTCAAACGGGTACTCAAAGTAGTGCTTTTTGATTTCTTTTCATAATGATTAATTGATTGAAACCATTTTACTGAAAAAGGCCATTAAGTTTTAGTTAAAATAAAGGATTAAGCTAGGCGTTATGTGATTAAGTAATAGAATATTCAAAATGAGTCGATTTATTCGCTTTTATGCACTTATATTAATGGTATCAACTGAACCTATTTCAGCCAATAATCATAGTGAATTTAAAGAGCTTGCCAACTTACAAACATTGGCTGAAAAATCAGAGCAATTACAGCTGCCCATTATGTTGATGTTTGGTGCGCAGTGGTGCGAGTATTGTGAGCTGCTCAATGAATCTGTTTTTAACCCAATGGCTCTGGGAAAACTCTACGAAGAACGCGTAGTGTTAATGCGCCACGTTGGCGTGGATGAATCCGCACCTATTCCAGATTGGAATGGTCAGTTAATGAATAAAGCCAACTGGGCTTACAAACTAAATTCGGATTTAACACCTACCGTACTTTTTCTTGATTCAAAAGGCCAAGAAGTCGCACCTAGAATTGTGGGGGTTTCAGAAATCACCCTGTATGCAGGGTTAATCCATGAACGCTTAAACATCGCTTATAAAAATATGGGATTAACCAAACAGATACCTGTTACCCCAGAAAAATTAGAGATTCAATACCGTAGCGAACAGAGTCGCTTACAATAAACACATTCAAAAATTAAACCGATAAGTTTGAGACAAAAATGAGTAATAAACACAACCAAGAAAAACTTTCTAGCGCACGTTTTAGTGAATCGACAGACGCTTTTGTAGAAGCCTTTACGGCATCCATTCAATTTGACAAGCGCATGTATAAGCAAGATATTCAAGGCTCGATTGCTCATGCCAAAATGCTAACTAAGGTGGGCATCTTAAATGAAGCGGAACTAAACGATATCCTTTCAGGTTTGACACA
Protein-coding regions in this window:
- the hemC gene encoding hydroxymethylbilane synthase; translation: MKKTLRIATRKSPLAMWQAEFVKAELEKAHPGLEIILLPMSTKGDKILDVPLAKIGGKGLFTKELEDRMMDGDADIAVHSMKDVPMELPEGFALGAILERHAPTDAFVSNKYETFDSLPQGAILGTSSLRRKAQLMAIRPDLDVRDLRGNVGTRLGKLDAGEYDAIVLATSGLMRLELDERIRHELAPEVCLPAVTQGTLGIEYFEKDNETLDIIKVLNHTETEIRTTAERAMNHRLEGGCQVPIGVFAELDGDKISMRGLVGALDGSQILKADIQGSAADAKALGVTLAEKLLDQGAKAILDEVYANDNHHKG
- a CDS encoding thioredoxin fold domain-containing protein, giving the protein MSRFIRFYALILMVSTEPISANNHSEFKELANLQTLAEKSEQLQLPIMLMFGAQWCEYCELLNESVFNPMALGKLYEERVVLMRHVGVDESAPIPDWNGQLMNKANWAYKLNSDLTPTVLFLDSKGQEVAPRIVGVSEITLYAGLIHERLNIAYKNMGLTKQIPVTPEKLEIQYRSEQSRLQ